In Podospora pseudoanserina strain CBS 124.78 chromosome 5, whole genome shotgun sequence, a single window of DNA contains:
- the CHT4_3 gene encoding Chitinase 4 (CAZy:GH18; COG:G; EggNog:ENOG503NW3A) yields the protein MPSSGTPQTSRSRRSPILIATSLTVLLLSAAVLLSKTIFTNPTTSPIQQDSPKMGGGPVTPGYRSVAYFVNWAIYGRKHRPQDLPVQNLTHILYAFANVRPESGEVYLTDTWADTDIHWEGDSWNDSGTNLYGCLKQLNILKSRNRNLKVLLSIGGWTYSSNFKQPASTPEGRENFARTAVDLLKNMGFDGLDIDWEYPSSQTEASHLVSLLSTLRSHLDAYSSTLPSRPHFELTVASPAGFQNLQNMDLPGMDRYLDFWNLMAYDYAGSWDSTAGHQANLFPSPHNPQSTPFSTDAAVSHYVSQGVHPGKIVLGMPLYGRAFQQTDGPGGPYSGVGEGTWENGVHDYKKLPLEGSEERYDHEAGASYCYHPGTRTMVSYDTVPLARRKAQYVVDRGLGGGMWWESSADKEGPESLIANVVDTFGGPGALQYKENCVTYPDTKYDNLRNGL from the exons ATGCCGTCTTCTGGAACACCTCAAACCTCCCGTTCCCGCCGGTCCCCCATCTTGATAGCCACCTCCTTAActgtcctcctcctgagcGCCGCTGTTCTCCTCTCCAagaccatcttcaccaacccaacaacgTCCCCCATCCAACAAGACTCTCCCAAGATGGGCGGCGGACCAGTCACCCCCGGCTACCGCAGCGTAGCCTACTTCGTCAACTGGGCCATCTACGGCCGCAAGCACCGCCCGCAAGACCTCCCCGTCCAGAACCTCACCCACATCCTCTACGCCTTCGCCAACGTCCGCCCCGAGTCGGGAGAGGTCTACCTCACCGACACGTGGGCCGACACCGACATCCACTGGGAAGGCGACTCCTGGAACGACTCGGGCACCAACCTCTACGGTTGCCTCAAGcagctcaacatcctcaagtCTCGGAACCGCAACCTCAAAGTCCTCTTGTCAATCGGAGGATGGACCTACTCCTCCAATTTTAAACAGCCCGCCTCCACCCCGGAGGGTCGTGAGAATTTCGCGCGCACCGCCGTTGACCTT CTCAAAAACATGGGCTTCGACGGCCTAGACATAGACTGGGaatacccctcctcccaaaccgaAGCCTCCCAcctcgtctccctcctctccaccctccgcTCCCACCTCGACGCctactcctccaccctcccctcccgacCCCACTTCGAACTCACCGTCGCTTCTCCCGCCGGCTTCCAAAACCTCCAGAATATGGACCTCCCCGGAATGGACAGGTACCTCGACTTTTGGAACCTGATGGCCTACGACTACGCCGGATCGTGGGACTCCACCGCCGGCCACCAggccaacctcttcccctcccctcataACCCGCAGTCTACCCCTTTTAGCACCGACGCCGCAGTGAGCCATTATGTCAGTCAGGGTGTCCATCCGGGCAAGATCGTGCTGGGAATGCCACTGTACGGGAGGGCCTTTCAGCAGACTGACGGCCCCGGCGGTCCCTACAGTGGTGTGGGCGAGGGGACGTGGGAGAATGGTGTGCATGATTACAAGAAGTTGCCATTGGAGGGGTCGGAGGAGAGGTATGATCATGAGGCGGGCGCGAGCTACTGCTACCACCCCGGGACGAGGACCATGGTGAGCTATGATACTGTTCCCTTGGCTAGAAGAAAGGCGCAGTATGTCGTAGACAGGGGCTTGGGTGGTGGCATGTGGTGGGAGAGTTCAGCTGATAAGGAAGGGCCCGAAAGTCTGATCGCCAACGTGGTTGACACCTTTGGTGGGCCAGGAGCGTTGCAGTACAAGGAGAACTGCGTCACCTATCCGGATACCAAGTACGATAACTTGAGGAATGGGCTGTAA
- a CDS encoding hypothetical protein (COG:B; COG:K; EggNog:ENOG503P8T8) yields the protein MPRNNNSDDDEVYQPPTNTSGPADTSPRQTRAIREAAMLRAGFINNNMSEEDYQFMLSLMPLGFHSDPTKFPKLFQITSQDYQSTSPLEDREVYEIRDYLVKYTDFDLRVPTLATRIRRANADYLSDGISRLMSPFGEHYYAFTCLVCHSWYRPDSEECNQYTCYVPFRDQLAEWAKDHIAIRMTPDRGYGAFMKPGRDVEQDDIIGIYYGMICKHDSEHVPNSAYVYEMDDHIGEYPYNIDAGMYGNWTRFINHHCRPNVACSPETIGGIRVLVFKALRPIEEGHEIYVNYGRSYFDKFKMQCRCNLYPIAHKAEGHADTAPNKPRTRARPALPLDQKRELPLDSDSDSPLSSPPSTLERPVTPDPGRPDPGRPDPGGPDPGRPDPFRPSPLRPGATSRSKKQTD from the exons ATGcctcgcaacaacaacagcgacgacgatgaagtgTATCAGCCGCCTACAAACACGTCAGGGCCGGCAGACACGTCTCCGCGGCAAACGCGCGCTATACGAGAGGCGGCTATGTTGCGTGCTGGTTTCATCAATAACAATATGTCAGAGGAGGATTATCAATTCATGCTCAGCCTTATGCCCCTTGGTTTCCACTCAGATCCCACCAAGTTTCCCAAGCTCTTCCAAATCACTAGTCAAGATTACCAATCCACAAGCCCCCTCGAAGATCGCGAGGTGTACGAGATCAGAGATTACCTCGTCAAGTACACCGACTTTGATTTGCGCGtgcccaccctcgccactCGGATTCGCAGAGCCAACGCCGACTATTTGTCCGATGGTATCAGTCGTTTGATGTCGCCCTTTGGGGAACATTATTATGCGTTTACGTGTTTGGTGTGCCACAGCTGGTACAGACCAGATAGCGAAGAGTGCAACCAATACACTTGTTACGTCCCCTTCCGAGACCAGTTGGCTGAGTGGGCTAAAGATCATATCGCCATCCGCATGACGCCGGACCGGGGCTATGGTGCCTTCATGAAGCCCGGTCGTGATGTGGAGCAAGATGATATCATTGGCATCTATTACGGTATGATATGTAAACACGACAGCGAACACGTGCCCAACAGCGCCTACGTTTACGAAATGGACGACCATATCGGCGAGTACCCATACAACATTGATGCGGGAATGTACGGCAACTGGACCCGGTTTatcaaccaccactgccgcCCCAACGTCGCGTGCAGCCCTGAGACCATCGGCGGCATCAGAGTCTTGGTTTTCAAAGCCCTCAGGCCAATCGAGGAGGGGCATGAGATATACGTCAACTACGGACGAAGCTATTTTGACAAATTCAAAATGCAGTGTCGTTGCAACCTCTACCCCATTGCGCACAAAGCCGAGGGCCATGCGGATACGGCGCCCAACAAGCCACGTACACGTGCTCGCCCCGCCCTTCCGCTGGACCAGAAACGCGAGCTTCCACTGGACAGTGACTCAGATTcgcccctctcctctcctccttcgacACTAGAGAGACCCGTAACACCAGATCCCGGGAGGCCAGATCCCGGGAGGCCAGATCCCGGGGGGCCAGATCCCGGGAGGCCAGATCCCTTCAGGCCGTCACCCTTGAGGCCAGGGGCCACCTCGAG ATCCAAGAAACAGACGGACTAG
- a CDS encoding hypothetical protein (COG:G; CAZy:GH30; EggNog:ENOG503P03F) yields the protein MAPFFLHLATGIALLTTTAHADLTTTIDATSNRGTWEGWGTSLAWWAATFGHRDDLADIFFTLRTTRHQSVPLPGLGFTIARYNLGATTTKTTIPPSTSMKTSPSIIPSRLIQGFWLDWSSSLPTSPSWNWSADPNQRSMLLKASSRGATTLELFSNSPIWWMCKNHNPSGSDDGRSDNLQSWNYQNHAVYLATVAKYAAENWGVSFTSVDPFNEPSANWWNGKTGTQEGCHFDASTQIAVVGYLRQELDNRGLKGVVISASDESHYDEAVETLRKFEGNRTVMGAVERVNVHGYQYEKGRRDVLFDMVNKAGKKLWQSEYGEADATGERLVSNLLLDMRWLRPMAWVYWQVLDGGGWGLIDADNDRKTIGQVNQKYFVLAQFARHIRPGMRILDGGSDYAVAAYDEKARKLVIVAVNWGEAQYINFDLGRFGAVGSDGSVVKRWATQIGSGSRYVEYSDTQLSGKKFWSRFEKKMVQTFEVTGVVL from the coding sequence atggcacccttcttcctccacctcgccaCAGGCATAGCCCTCCTTACAACCACCGCCCACGCCGAccttaccaccaccatcgatgCAACCTCCAACCGCGGCACCTGGGAAGGCTGGGGCACCTCCCTAGCCTGGTGGGCAGCCACCTTCGGCCACCGCGACGATCTAGCAgacatcttcttcaccctccgCACAACCCGCCACCAAtccgtccccctccccggcctAGGCTTCACAATCGCCCGCTACAACCTCGGtgccacaaccaccaaaaccaccatccccccttccacctccatgaaaacctccccctccataaTCCCCTCCCGCCTCATTCAAGGCTTCTGGCTCGACTGgagctcctccctcccaacctccccatcatggaACTGGTCCGCCGACCCAAATCAACGCTCCATGCTCCTCAAAGCCTCCTCCCGCGgcgccaccaccctcgagctcttctccaactccccaatCTGGTGGATGTGCAaaaaccacaacccctccgGTTCCGACGACGGCAGATCCGACAACCTCCAATCATGGAACTACCAAAACCATGCTGTCTACCTGGCCACAGTGGCGAAATACGCAGCAGAAAACTGGGGGGTGAGCTTCACATCAGTAGACCCATTCAACGAGCCGTCAGCAAACTGGTGGAACGGCAAGACCGGCACGCAAGAAGGCTGCCACTTCGACGCCTCCACCCAGATCGCCGTGGTAGGGTATCTAAGGCAGGAACTGGACAATCGGGGGTTGAAAGGGGTGGTTATTTCCGCCTCGGACGAGAGCCATTACGACGAGGCGGTTGAGACGCTCAGGAAATTCGAGGGCAACAGGACTGTGATGGGGGcagtggagagggtgaaTGTGCATGGGTATCAGTatgaaaagggaaggagggatgTGCTGTTTGATATGGTGAACAAGGCGGGGAAGAAGCTTTGGCAGAGTGAATATGGGGAGGCGGATGCTACcggggagaggttggtgagtAATTTGCTGCTGGATATGCGGTGGTTGAGGCCGATGGCGTGGGTGTACTGGCAGGTtttggatgggggtgggtggggttTGATTGACGCGGATAATGACAGGAAGACGATCGGGCAGGTGAACCAGAAGTATTTTGTTCTCGCGCAGTTCGCGAGGCATATCAGGCCGGGGATGAGGAttttggatggggggagtgaTTACGCTGTTGCGGCTTATGatgagaaggcgaggaagctggTGATTGTGGCTGTTAACTGGGGGGAGGCCCAGTATATCAATTTTGATctggggaggtttggagCCGTTGGGTCGGATGGATCGGTGGTCAAGAGGTGGGCGACACAGATTGGGAGTGGTAGTCGTTATGTTGAGTACAGTGATACTCAGCTTAGTGGGAAGAAGTTCTGGTCAAGATTTGAAAAGAAGATGGTCCAGACTTTTGAAGTGACGGGTGTTGTTCTGTAG